A stretch of Castanea sativa cultivar Marrone di Chiusa Pesio chromosome 2, ASM4071231v1 DNA encodes these proteins:
- the LOC142625892 gene encoding PHD finger protein ING1 translates to MSFLDELQINLESLPGILQKKYALLRDLDRSLQEIQRQNEQRCEQEIEEIRRGVRSGNITPNSSLTKISDEALDEQKHSIRIADEKVALAVQAYDLVDTHIQQLDQYLKKFDEELRREKENAAASGVPSPSLDGGGKAGRMSESGRGGRKKTRQATAAAAAATEAATTAANPTGMDLELPVDPNEPTYCFCNQVSYGEMVACDNTDCKIEWFHFGCVGLKEQPKGKWYCSDCAVQKNRRKGR, encoded by the exons ATGTCCTTCCTCGATGAATTGCAAATCA ATTTGGAGTCATTGCCTGGTATTCTGCAAAAGAAGTATGCGTTGTTGCGTGATCTAGATAGAAGTTTACAAG AAATTCAAAGACAAAATGAACAGCGTTGTGAACAAGAAATTGAGGAGATTAGGAGAGGAGTTAGGTCTGGAAATATTACACCTAATTCATCACTTACCAAAATTTCGGATGAAGCACTTGATGAACAAAAGCATAGTATCAGGATTGCAGACGAAAAGGTTGCCTTGGCTGTTCAGGCATATGATTTG GTAGATACACATATACAACAACTTGATCAATATTTGAAAAAGTTTGATGAAGAGCTTCGACGTG AGAAAGAGAATGCTGCTGCAAGTGGGGTGCCCTCTCCaagtcttgatggtggtgggaaaGCTGGAAGGATGAGTGAAAGTGGCAGAGGAGGGCGTAAGAA AACACGCCAGGCAACAGCAGCAGCCGCAGCAGCAACAGAAGCAGCTACTACTGCTGCAAATCCTACAGGTATGGATTTAGAGCTGCCAGTAGATCCAAATGAACCCACATACTGTTTTTGTAACCAAGTTAGCTATGGGGAGATGGTTGCTTGCGATAACACTGAT TGCAAAATAGAATGGTTCCATTTTGGTTGTGTTGGTCTGAAGGAGCAGCCAAAAGGAAAATGGTACTGCTCAGATTGTGCTGTGCAGAAAAATCGTCGGAAAGGCAGATGA
- the LOC142626360 gene encoding chaperonin CPN60-2, mitochondrial, with protein sequence MYRFASSLASKARLARNTTQQIGSRLNSSRNYAAKDIRFGVEARALMLKGVEELADAVKVTMGPKGRNVVIEQSWGAPKVTKDGVTVAKSIEFKDKVKNIGASLVKQVASATNDAAGDGTTCATVLTRAIFTEGCKSVAAGMNAMDLRRGISMAVDCVVNHLKSSARKISKSDEIAQVGTISANGEREIGELIARAMERVGKEGVITIQDGKTLYNELEVVEGMKLDRGYISPYFITNQKNQKCELEDPLILIHEKKISSLNAIIKVLELALKRQRPLLIVSEDVESEALATLILNKLRAGIKVCAIKAPGFGENRKSNLQDLAILTGGELITEELGMNLEKVDLDMLGSCKKVTISKDDTVILDGAGDKKALEERCEQIRSAIENSTSDYDKEKLQERLGKLSGGVAVLKIGGASEAEVSEKKDRVTDALNATKAAVEEGIVPGGGVALLYASKELEKLETANFDQKIGVQIIQNALKTPVYTIACNAGVEGAVVVGKLLEENDPDKGYDAAKGEYVDMVKAGIIDPVKVIRTALVDAASVSSLMTTTEAIVTEIPKDDKEAPAMGGGMGGMGGMDY encoded by the exons ATGTACCGCTTTGCCTCAAGTCTCGCCTCTAAAGCTCG GCTTGCTAGGAACACAACCCAGCAG ATTGGTAGTAGATTGAATTCTAGTAGAAACTATGCTGCCAAAGATATAAGATTTGGGGTGGAGGCCCGGGCTCTGATGCTAAAGGGTGTGGAGGAGCTTGCTGATGCTGTTAAGGTCACCATGGGTCCTAAG GGACGCAATGTGGTAATCGAACAGAGTTGGGGTGCCCCCAAAGTGACAAAAGATGGTGTCACTGTAGCAAAGAGCATTGAATTCAAGGACAAAGTCAAGAATATTGGTGCTAGCCTTGTGAAGCAGGTTGCAAGTGCCACCAATGATGCAGCAGGGGATG GGACCACATGTGCCACAGTACTTACGCGGGCAATATTTACCGAAGGGTGCAAATCAGTTGCCGCAGGGATGAATGCAATGGACCTAAGACGTGGCATTAGCATGGCGGTTGATTGCGTTGTTAATCATTTGAAGAGTAGTGCACGAAAGATCAGCAAAAGTGACGAAATAGCACAG GTTGGGACAATATCTgcaaatggagagagagaaattggtGAGTTGATTGCAAGGGCAATGGAGAGAGTTGGCAAAGAGGGAGTAATCACAATTCAA GATGGAAAAACATTGTACAATGAGTTGGAAGTTGTTGAGGGCATGAAGCTCGACCGTGGTTACATATCCCCTTACTTCATTACTAACCAGAAAAACCAGAAATGT GAACTGGAAGATCCTCTCATTCTAATCCATGAGAAGAAAATCTCAAGTTTAAATGCCATCATTAAAGTATTAGAACTGGCTTTGAAG AGACAAAGGCCGTTACTAATTGTTTCAGAAGACGTGGAAAGTGAGGCTTTGGCAACTCTCATTCTCAATAAGCTTCGTGCTGGAATCAAG GTTTGTGCTATCAAAGCCCCTGGTTTTGGTGAAAACAGGAAGTCCAATCTGCAGGATCTTGCCATTCTTACAGGAGGCGAA CTTATTACTGAAGAGCTTGGCATGAATCTTGAAAAAGTGGATCTGGATATGCTTGGCTCATGCAAAAAG gttACAATATCAAAGGATGACACTGTTATTCTTGATGGTGCTGGGGACAAGAAGGCTCTTGAGGAAAGATGTGAACAG aTCCGGTCCGCAATTGAAAATAGCACCTCTGATTAtgacaaagaaaaattacaagAGAGATTGGGAAAGCTTTCTGGTGGTGTAGCAGTTTTGAAG ATTGGAGGAGCTAGTGAAGCTGAAGTTAGTGAGAAGAAGGATAGAGTGACCGATGCCTTGAATGCCACAAAGGCAGCTGTCGAAGAGGGTATAGTGCCAG GTGGTGGCGTTGCTCTTCTTTATGCATCAAAAGAGTTGGAAAAGCTGGAAACTGCCAACTTTGATCAGAAGATTGGTGTTCAGATTATTCAAAATGCTTTGAAG ACACCTGTGTACACAATTGCTTGTAATGCTGGAGTTGAGGGGGCTGTTGTTGTTGGTAAGCTGTTGGAAGAAAATGACCCTGACAAAGGATATGATGCGGCCAAAG GTGAATATGTTGATATGGTCAAAGCCGGAATAATTGATCCAGTGAAAGTGATTAGAACTGCTTTGGTTGATGCTGCAAG TGTATCATCTTTGATGACGACAACCGAAGCTATTGTGACTGAAATACCCAAGGATGATAAGGAAGCTCCGGCAATGGGAGGTGGCATGGGTGGCATGGGTGGCATGGATTATTGA